One region of Eurosta solidaginis isolate ZX-2024a chromosome X, ASM4086904v1, whole genome shotgun sequence genomic DNA includes:
- the LOC137234429 gene encoding uncharacterized protein translates to MVGIQQQQVLDSSHIKSSTKHNGLAVLYPPRQTIHTLNEQQELQQQTPPQPMHEENSMGICSSQYNSKTKTFRLVDSGSGGDIVVVSAAANKQMLLNDGLRIASPAATLGDATSKAISIPKQTQQQHQSVTISSKCSLINSTSAPSNSSIRYKTSEPLTPPPVTCRKIDDTHTRIRSFSLSHKIAANKSLLNNGDEGDMIIEDVNTMNCIGGNQSPSRQGTTGSHYLQMMSAQQAAIASRMMHVTPVIGGSGRRRTISSNSNGAGTREVHNKLGKNRREHLKECYEQLKHQLPLKEDERKKTSNLAIIGEAIKYVKTLKKKDQELEAEVEQLAKTKINSQLKLASLKRELGPKYEQMFPGPFLDFDLNNCEKEQLNETTSLSSGLGSILYSSSSSFSSGGSNGSTTMSSPVGASISLPTALSPVISKTYINSNISSSSGSVNNNNSSNISMTSRSIGVLEHNQQHQIKTSSISANTSPTAMSLTRDSPTPSTPSPSPSSSSCISSSSSLISSSPPSALNGMVSGRSVTVSIPNNLKISGNNSVGVNRVTNAGSCATVGNRTSSATAPIIATSAPANSVSSSNNVLTIQIWTFCLHIFNWMLTCIDPFHWIEISLFLNKYHPVELL, encoded by the coding sequence ATGGTTGGTATTCAACAGCAACAAGTATTGGACTCATCGCATATTAAATCATCCACGAAGCATAATGGGCTCGCCGTATTATACCCGCCAAGACAAACTATTCATACTTTAAACGAGCAGCAAGAACTACAACAACAAACTCCCCCACAGCCAATGCACGAGGAAAACAGTATGGGGATTTGTAGTAGTCAATATAAtagtaaaacaaaaacatttagacTTGTTGATAGTGGCAGTGGTGGCGATATTGTTGTCGTATCCGCTGCTGCCAATAAACAAATGTTGCTGAATGATGGTTTGCGTATTGCATCGCCAGCAGCGACACTTGGTGATGCAACATCCAAAGCGATAAGCATACCAAAACAAACACAGCAACAACATCAATCGGTGACAATATCATCAAAATGTTCGCTGATCAACAGCACATCTGCACCTTCAAATTCCTCAATACGTTATAAAACTTCAGAACCTCTTACCCCACCACCCGTTACGTGTAGAAAAATTGATGATACGCATACGCGCATACGCAGTTTTTCACTTTCACATAAAATTGCAGCTAACAAATCGCTTCTAAATAATGGAGATGAAGGCGACATGATCATCGAGGACGTCAATACTATGAATTGCATTGGTGGGAATCAGTCGCCATCGCGACAAGGTACGACTGGAAGTCACTATTTGCAGATGATGTCAGCACAACAAGCGGCAATTGCGTCTCGAATGATGCACGTCACACCGGTTATTGGTGGCAGCGGCCGAAGGCGAACAATCAGTTCCAATAGTAATGGGGCTGGTACCCGGGAAGTGCATAACAAATTGGGAAAAAATCGCCGGGAGCACCTCAAAGAATGCTATGAACAGCTGAAGCATCAACTTCCTTTAAAAGAAGATGAACGCAAGAAAACCTCCAATTTAGCAATAATTGGCGAAGCgattaaatatgttaaaacccTTAAAAAGAAAGATCAAGAGCTTGAAGCTGAAGTGGAGCAATTAgctaaaacgaaaataaattcgCAACTTAAGCTTGCTTCATTAAAAAGGGAGTTGGGTCCAAAGTATGAACAAATGTTTCCTGGGCCATTTTTGGACTTTGACCTAAACAATTGTGAAAAGGAGCAGTTGAATGAAACTACATCTCTTTCTTCTGGCCTAGGAAGTATATTATATAGTTCGTCAAGCTCCTTTTCGAGCGGAGGAAGTAATGGCAGCACGACCATGTCCTCACCGGTTGGTGCAAGTATATCCCTGCCCACTGCGTTATCACCTGTGATATCTAAAACTTATATAAATAGCAACATCTCCAGCAGTTCGGGTAGCGTCAATAACAATAATTCTTCCAATATAAGCATGACATCGAGGTCTATCGGTGTGTTGGAGCATAATCAACAACATCAGATTAAGACATCTTCAATATCTGCAAATACTAGTCCGACAGCCATGTCGCTAACACGGGACTCCCCAACTCCTTCAACGCCATCCCCATCTCCATCATCTTCGAGTTGCATTTCATCGTCATCATCATTGATATCATCATCACCACCGAGTGCTCTGAATGGCATGGTAAGTGGACGAAGTGTGACTGTCAGTATTCCGAATAACTTAAAGATAAGCGGAAACAATTCAGTTGGTGTAAATAGAGTAACAAATGCGGGCTCTTGTGCAACAGTCGGTAATAGAACATCGTCGGCAACCGCTCCAATAATAGCAACATCTGCGCCTGCAAACAGCGTTAGTTCTTCGAATAATGTTTTGACAATTCAAATCTGGACATTTTGCCTTCACATATTTAACTGGATGTTGACGTGTATTGATCCCTTCCATTGGATTGAAATATCACTATTTTTAAATAAGTACCATCCAGTTGAACTTCTTTAA